Proteins encoded by one window of Phytohabitans houttuyneae:
- a CDS encoding acyl-CoA dehydrogenase family protein, with amino-acid sequence MTDPLDKARQIADDVLFPAALEVDATGVIPAGHLDLLASAGFYGMAAGDVPHPALLVETLAGGCLATTFVWMQHHSAVRAVADSERPDLIEEWLDPLRRGERRAGVALGGLRPGPPSVRATAVDGGYELDGSSPWVTGWGMIDVLLTAARDASDTAIWLLVDAVPGPTLSVQPLELAAVDASSTVEVTFEGHVVPAERVATTMPYAQWGPRDAAGLRMNGSFALGVAARAIRLLGPSGLHADLDLLGPSGLDAELDGCRAALDAAAPEALPAARAAASELAMRAATTLAVASGARSVLRDHHAQRLVREAMFLLVFGSRPPIKAALLDLVSRKVG; translated from the coding sequence GTGACCGACCCGCTCGACAAGGCGCGGCAGATCGCCGACGACGTGCTCTTCCCCGCCGCACTCGAGGTCGACGCCACCGGCGTGATCCCGGCCGGCCACCTCGACCTGCTGGCGTCCGCGGGCTTCTACGGCATGGCCGCCGGCGACGTGCCGCATCCGGCGCTGCTCGTGGAGACGCTGGCGGGTGGCTGCCTCGCCACCACGTTCGTGTGGATGCAGCACCACAGCGCGGTGCGCGCGGTGGCGGACAGCGAGCGCCCCGACCTGATCGAGGAGTGGCTAGACCCACTACGCCGCGGCGAGCGCCGCGCCGGCGTCGCGCTGGGTGGCCTGCGCCCCGGCCCGCCATCGGTGCGCGCCACCGCTGTCGACGGCGGGTACGAGCTGGACGGCAGCTCCCCGTGGGTCACCGGCTGGGGCATGATCGACGTCCTGCTGACCGCCGCGCGCGACGCCTCGGACACCGCGATCTGGCTGCTGGTGGACGCCGTGCCCGGCCCGACGCTCAGCGTGCAGCCCTTGGAGCTGGCCGCCGTCGACGCCAGCTCCACGGTCGAGGTGACCTTCGAGGGCCACGTCGTGCCGGCCGAGCGGGTGGCCACCACGATGCCCTACGCGCAGTGGGGTCCACGGGACGCCGCCGGGCTGCGGATGAACGGCTCCTTCGCCCTCGGCGTCGCCGCCCGCGCCATTCGCCTGCTGGGGCCGAGCGGTCTGCACGCCGACCTGGACCTGCTCGGGCCGAGCGGTCTGGACGCCGAGCTGGATGGGTGCCGCGCCGCGCTGGACGCCGCCGCACCGGAAGCTCTCCCCGCCGCCCGCGCGGCCGCGTCCGAGCTGGCGATGCGCGCGGCCACGACGCTGGCGGTGGCGAGCGGGGCACGCTCGGTGCTGCGCGACCACCACGCGCAGCGGCTGGTGCGCGAGGCGATGTTCCTGCTGGTGTTCGGCTCCCGCCCGCCGATCAAGGCCGCGCTGCTCGACCTTGTCTCGCGGAAGGTGGGCTAG
- a CDS encoding coiled-coil domain-containing protein produces the protein MTASVRRRRWSLAVALAAAAATLLSGVAIGPGGASAAPKPTPGDEGGTPLLRDVLSETSKGYIDARNAVTKSRGRQLQLQLELEKAQETIKEMEPEVALVAGTSYRNGRIGPMSLLLNSASPDEFLERAAALDMLAARDNAKLAKLNAALTQASRAKAAIDIEVKEEQKQLTIMARQKSEAEKALQLVGGKATGGFVSATSPEARPAPRNSDGGFSSQGCTAEDPTTGRCITPRTLHMLKETQRLGFKRFVNCFRPGGPFEHPKGRACDFSSEPNGFGGDATGGDKLYGNNLAAFFVRNADRLGVMYVIWYRQFWSPATGWKSYSGAGGDPSSDHTNHVHISML, from the coding sequence ATGACGGCATCCGTACGTCGCCGGCGCTGGTCGCTGGCCGTAGCCCTGGCCGCTGCGGCGGCCACGCTGCTTTCCGGGGTGGCCATCGGGCCAGGTGGGGCATCCGCCGCGCCGAAGCCCACCCCCGGCGACGAGGGCGGCACCCCGCTGCTGCGGGACGTGCTCTCCGAAACGAGCAAGGGCTACATCGACGCCCGAAACGCCGTCACCAAGTCACGTGGCCGCCAGCTTCAGCTCCAGCTTGAGCTGGAAAAGGCTCAAGAGACCATCAAGGAGATGGAGCCCGAGGTAGCGCTCGTGGCCGGCACCTCCTACCGAAACGGCCGCATCGGCCCGATGAGCCTGCTGCTCAACAGCGCCTCGCCGGACGAGTTCCTGGAGCGCGCGGCCGCGCTGGACATGCTCGCCGCCCGCGACAACGCAAAGCTCGCGAAGCTCAACGCCGCCCTCACCCAGGCCAGCCGCGCCAAGGCCGCCATCGACATCGAGGTCAAGGAAGAGCAGAAGCAGCTCACCATCATGGCCCGGCAGAAGTCCGAGGCGGAAAAGGCGCTACAACTGGTCGGCGGCAAGGCAACCGGCGGCTTCGTGAGCGCCACCTCACCCGAAGCCCGCCCGGCGCCACGCAACAGCGACGGCGGCTTCTCCTCGCAGGGCTGCACCGCCGAAGACCCGACCACCGGCCGCTGCATCACGCCCCGCACGCTGCACATGCTCAAGGAAACCCAGCGGCTGGGCTTCAAACGCTTCGTCAACTGCTTCCGTCCCGGCGGGCCGTTCGAGCACCCCAAGGGCCGCGCCTGCGACTTCTCCTCCGAGCCAAACGGCTTCGGCGGCGACGCCACCGGCGGCGACAAGCTCTACGGCAACAACCTCGCCGCCTTCTTCGTGCGCAACGCCGACCGCCTGGGCGTGATGTACGTGATCTGGTACCGCCAGTTCTGGTCCCCCGCCACCGGCTGGAAGTCGTACAGCGGCGCGGGCGGCGACCCGTCGAGCGACCACACCAACCACGTACACATATCGATGCTTTAG
- a CDS encoding multicopper oxidase family protein, with translation MRRRTGVALIAAGAVLALCCGGGAVAAVVAWTGADLDTTGKVDFRNALAVPPLAESRVDGEGRRVFDLRAQEGRTDLGQGRPTRTWGFNGDHLGPTLRAKRGERVLVNVVNGLAEPTSVHWHGMHLPARMDGGPHQEVRPGATWSPTWTVDQPAATLWYHPHPHGQTARHVQRGLAGMFILDDEPTRKLALPHDYGTDDIPVIVQDRSFDGDGQIEDGGGTGDTVLVNGTVAPYLDVRTERVRLRLLNASAARTYSFGLSDGRRFTLIGTDGGLLPAPHDMSRIRLSPGERAEIIVAFRPDERVTLRSYPADLDNPVTDRFGGGRDTLDVLQLRTESNLAPSPAVPAALAPIERLDPGEAVKTREFTLSGRQINGKKMDMSRIDAVVTKDTTEVWEITKEDGTAHSFHVHDVQFQVLSVGGAPPPAELSGWKDTVLLAPNETVKIIARFADYADPDVPYMYHCHVLKHEDAGMMGQFVVVEPGQKAGRPATHGDHESHG, from the coding sequence ATGAGACGACGAACAGGCGTGGCGCTGATCGCCGCGGGCGCAGTGCTGGCACTCTGCTGCGGCGGTGGGGCGGTGGCCGCCGTGGTGGCGTGGACGGGTGCGGACCTCGACACGACCGGCAAGGTCGACTTTCGGAACGCGCTGGCCGTGCCGCCGCTGGCCGAGTCGCGGGTGGACGGCGAGGGGCGTCGCGTGTTCGACCTGCGCGCGCAGGAGGGGCGTACCGACCTCGGGCAGGGCCGACCCACCCGCACCTGGGGCTTCAACGGCGACCACCTCGGACCCACCCTCCGCGCCAAGCGTGGCGAACGGGTCCTGGTGAACGTCGTCAACGGCCTCGCCGAACCCACCAGCGTGCACTGGCACGGCATGCACCTGCCGGCGCGCATGGACGGCGGGCCGCACCAGGAGGTCCGCCCCGGCGCCACCTGGTCGCCGACCTGGACAGTGGACCAGCCGGCCGCGACGCTCTGGTACCACCCGCACCCGCATGGCCAGACCGCCCGCCACGTGCAGCGCGGGCTGGCCGGCATGTTCATCCTCGACGACGAGCCCACGCGGAAGCTGGCGCTGCCTCACGACTACGGCACCGACGACATCCCCGTGATCGTCCAGGACCGCTCGTTCGACGGAGACGGGCAGATCGAGGACGGCGGCGGTACCGGCGACACCGTGCTCGTCAACGGGACCGTCGCGCCCTACCTGGACGTGCGCACCGAGCGGGTCCGCCTGCGGCTGCTCAACGCGTCGGCCGCTCGGACGTACTCGTTCGGGTTGTCGGACGGCCGCCGGTTCACGCTGATCGGCACCGACGGCGGGCTGCTGCCGGCGCCACACGACATGAGCCGCATCCGGCTCTCGCCGGGTGAGCGCGCGGAGATCATCGTGGCGTTTCGGCCGGATGAACGGGTGACGCTTCGTAGTTACCCAGCTGATCTCGACAACCCCGTAACCGACCGTTTCGGGGGTGGGAGGGACACCTTGGACGTACTCCAGCTGCGTACGGAGAGTAACCTTGCGCCCTCGCCAGCGGTGCCCGCGGCGCTCGCGCCGATCGAACGACTGGACCCGGGTGAAGCGGTGAAGACGCGCGAGTTCACCCTCTCCGGGCGCCAGATCAACGGCAAGAAGATGGATATGAGCCGGATCGACGCGGTCGTCACCAAGGACACCACAGAAGTTTGGGAAATCACTAAAGAGGACGGCACGGCGCACAGTTTCCACGTCCATGACGTGCAGTTTCAGGTCCTCTCCGTGGGCGGGGCGCCGCCACCGGCCGAGCTGAGTGGCTGGAAGGACACGGTGTTGCTGGCACCGAACGAGACCGTAAAGATCATCGCGCGATTCGCCGACTACGCCGATCCGGACGTGCCGTACATGTACCACTGCCACGTGCTCAAACATGAAGATGCGGGGATGATGGGCCAGTTCGTGGTGGTGGAGCCGGGACAGAAGGCAGGCCGGCCCGCCACTCACGGTGACCATGAAAGTCACGGGTGA
- a CDS encoding glycoside hydrolase family 10 protein, protein MGHLPRVQLAVLLAAVILVTLGIARWQTRPDAAPEPAAVTSTCAGHPVTATRQLRGMWLTTVNNTDWPSRPGLPEEQVKKEYREWLDLAQRRGHNAVFVHVRPAGDAFWESDYAPWSYYLTGRADGQGPGWDPMEFMIAEAHARNVEFHAWFNPYKAHRSGVFAELPPDHPLRAHPDWAVAYPAKGKGSRLHYNPGIPEARKFVEDSILDAVNRYDLDGVHFDDFFYPYPKGREDFNDAAAFKAHGRGITNKADWRRDNVNLLVKETNERIKAAKPWVKFGISPFGIWRNASTDPLGSPTRGLQSYDAIYADTRRWVQERWVDYIVPQLYWHIGFAIADYAKLLPWWSELVANSPVQLYVGQADYRIGQKGAWSKPDELDKQLALNRKYRVTGSIHFSARQVKADRLGAVSRYAQAHYGEPALVPAMSHLPGKRPPAPEVEADRVDSGVRLRWDGDATSYAVYRVDGEAARLVATTRGTTWVDTAKSEGPHTYCVTGLDRLWNEGNASEPRVVA, encoded by the coding sequence ATGGGCCACCTCCCCCGGGTCCAGCTGGCAGTGCTGCTGGCTGCCGTCATCCTCGTCACCCTCGGTATCGCTCGTTGGCAGACCCGACCGGACGCAGCCCCCGAACCCGCCGCCGTGACCAGCACCTGCGCCGGCCACCCGGTCACCGCCACCCGCCAGCTGCGCGGTATGTGGCTGACCACGGTCAACAACACCGACTGGCCGAGTCGCCCCGGTTTGCCCGAGGAGCAGGTCAAGAAGGAGTACCGGGAGTGGCTCGACCTCGCACAGCGCCGCGGGCACAACGCGGTGTTCGTGCACGTGCGGCCGGCCGGTGACGCGTTCTGGGAGTCGGACTACGCACCGTGGTCGTACTACCTGACCGGACGTGCCGACGGGCAGGGGCCGGGGTGGGACCCGATGGAGTTCATGATCGCGGAGGCGCACGCCCGCAACGTGGAGTTCCACGCCTGGTTCAACCCCTACAAGGCGCACCGCTCCGGCGTCTTCGCCGAACTGCCGCCGGACCACCCGCTCCGCGCGCACCCCGACTGGGCGGTCGCCTACCCGGCCAAGGGCAAGGGCAGCCGCCTGCACTACAACCCCGGCATCCCGGAGGCACGCAAGTTTGTGGAGGACTCGATCCTCGACGCGGTCAACCGGTACGACCTGGACGGCGTGCACTTCGACGACTTCTTCTACCCGTACCCCAAGGGGCGCGAGGACTTCAACGACGCGGCCGCGTTCAAGGCACATGGCCGGGGGATCACCAACAAGGCCGACTGGCGCCGCGACAACGTCAACCTGCTGGTGAAGGAGACGAACGAGCGGATCAAGGCGGCCAAGCCGTGGGTGAAGTTCGGCATCAGCCCGTTCGGCATCTGGCGCAACGCGTCCACCGACCCGCTCGGCTCGCCCACGCGCGGCCTGCAGAGCTACGACGCGATCTACGCCGACACGCGGCGGTGGGTGCAGGAGCGGTGGGTCGACTACATCGTGCCGCAGCTGTACTGGCACATCGGCTTCGCGATCGCCGACTACGCCAAGCTGCTGCCGTGGTGGTCGGAGCTGGTGGCCAACAGCCCCGTGCAGCTCTATGTCGGCCAGGCCGACTACCGCATCGGGCAGAAGGGCGCCTGGAGCAAGCCGGACGAGCTGGACAAGCAGCTGGCACTCAACCGCAAGTACCGGGTGACCGGCAGCATCCACTTCAGCGCGCGGCAGGTGAAGGCCGACCGCCTGGGCGCGGTATCACGCTACGCGCAGGCGCACTACGGCGAGCCCGCGCTGGTGCCGGCAATGTCACACCTGCCGGGCAAGCGGCCACCCGCGCCCGAGGTCGAGGCCGACCGCGTGGACAGCGGCGTGCGGCTCCGCTGGGACGGCGACGCGACGAGCTACGCGGTCTACCGGGTCGACGGCGAAGCGGCCCGGCTGGTGGCCACGACACGCGGCACGACCTGGGTCGACACCGCGAAGAGCGAGGGGCCGCACACGTACTGCGTCACCGGCCTCGATCGACTGTGGAACGAAGGAAACGCTAGCGAACCACGCGTTGTCGCGTAG
- a CDS encoding beta-phosphoglucomutase family hydrolase: MLGLPDGVTACLFDLDGVLTQTAKVHNAAWKETFDAYLRARAERDGEPFRAFDPGDDYNKFVDGRPRADGVRTFLGSRGITLPEGSPDDAPDLETINGIGNRKNELLLRHIREDGVEVYEGSVTYLKAVRESGLRRAVVSASANCRDILTVTGLIDEVEVVVDGIVARRDNLRGKPHPDTFLDAAKLLGVAPSAAAVFEDALAGVEAGRAGEFGFVVGVDRVGQTDALYKHGAHIVVRDLSELLENP, from the coding sequence GTGTTGGGACTCCCCGATGGCGTTACCGCCTGTTTGTTTGATCTAGACGGTGTGCTCACGCAAACCGCCAAGGTGCACAACGCCGCCTGGAAGGAGACCTTCGACGCCTACCTACGCGCCCGTGCCGAGCGCGACGGTGAGCCGTTCCGCGCGTTTGACCCGGGCGACGACTACAACAAGTTCGTCGATGGCCGGCCGCGGGCGGACGGCGTCCGCACCTTCCTCGGCTCGCGGGGCATCACCCTGCCCGAGGGCAGCCCGGACGACGCGCCGGACCTGGAAACGATCAACGGCATCGGCAACCGTAAGAATGAGTTGCTGCTCCGCCACATCCGCGAGGACGGGGTGGAGGTCTATGAGGGCTCGGTCACCTATCTGAAGGCCGTCCGTGAGTCAGGATTGCGTCGCGCTGTGGTCTCTGCAAGCGCCAATTGCCGCGATATCCTGACCGTTACGGGCCTCATCGACGAGGTCGAAGTGGTCGTCGACGGCATCGTCGCCCGACGCGACAATCTGCGCGGCAAGCCGCACCCCGATACCTTCCTTGACGCAGCTAAGCTGCTCGGCGTCGCGCCGTCGGCTGCGGCCGTTTTCGAAGACGCCCTGGCCGGTGTGGAGGCCGGCCGCGCCGGCGAGTTCGGCTTTGTCGTCGGGGTTGACCGGGTCGGGCAAACCGACGCGCTTTACAAGCACGGCGCCCACATCGTCGTGCGCGACCTCAGTGAGTTGCTGGAGAATCCATGA
- a CDS encoding ABC transporter ATP-binding protein translates to MTTVALKDVTKVFPDGTVAVDNVSLDVNDGEFMVLLGPSGCGKSTVLRMVAGLEDPTTGAILLDGELANDLPPRDRRIAMVFQDFALYPHMTVGENIGFPLRLSGVDQLPRGERVADVASALGIGDVLSRKPSQLSGGQRQRVAMGRAIVRRPGLFLMDEPLSNLDSGLRAELRAEISGLVRELGVSTIYVTHDQAEALTMADRVAIMRKGVLQDVGTPTQVYGRPATLYVAAFLGSPRMNLLEASVYVHLDRYVALNLGEQALYLPWDDIRARAVAHYHGERIVVGMRAEALTPVAPGTPGDVLQGRIRYLEHHGHESLAFLDIGATAILVDDLGGPVTDTEGANGTSRLRRFGHVMQRLTGRAAGETGRPEPAMGQGNRTSVLSDPGRHHRRPAELAVRLAPYPAVSAGHPLAISVRMDALHFFDERGDRIDVGWR, encoded by the coding sequence GTGACCACCGTCGCGCTCAAGGATGTCACCAAAGTTTTTCCAGATGGCACGGTAGCTGTCGACAACGTCAGCCTCGACGTTAACGATGGCGAATTCATGGTGCTCCTGGGCCCGTCGGGCTGCGGCAAGTCGACCGTGCTGCGCATGGTCGCCGGGCTGGAAGACCCGACCACGGGAGCGATCCTGCTTGACGGCGAGCTAGCCAACGATCTTCCGCCGCGCGACCGGCGGATAGCGATGGTTTTCCAGGATTTCGCGTTATATCCCCACATGACTGTTGGGGAGAATATTGGTTTTCCTCTACGTCTCTCCGGCGTCGACCAGCTCCCGCGCGGTGAGCGGGTGGCCGACGTCGCGAGCGCGCTCGGGATCGGCGACGTGCTCTCGCGCAAGCCCAGCCAGCTCTCCGGTGGTCAGCGCCAGCGGGTGGCGATGGGCCGGGCGATCGTGCGGCGACCGGGCCTGTTCCTGATGGACGAGCCGCTGTCCAACCTGGACAGTGGTCTGCGTGCCGAGCTGCGTGCCGAGATCTCCGGTCTGGTGCGCGAGCTGGGCGTCAGCACGATCTACGTGACGCACGACCAGGCCGAGGCGCTGACCATGGCCGACCGCGTCGCGATCATGCGCAAGGGCGTGCTCCAGGACGTGGGCACACCCACCCAGGTGTACGGGCGGCCCGCCACCCTCTACGTCGCCGCCTTCCTCGGCAGCCCCCGCATGAACCTGCTGGAGGCGTCGGTCTACGTGCACCTCGACCGGTACGTCGCGCTCAACCTCGGCGAGCAGGCGCTCTACCTGCCGTGGGACGACATCCGGGCCCGTGCGGTGGCGCACTACCACGGTGAGCGGATCGTGGTCGGCATGCGGGCGGAGGCCCTCACGCCGGTGGCGCCGGGCACGCCGGGCGACGTGTTGCAGGGGCGCATCCGATACCTGGAGCACCACGGGCACGAGTCGCTCGCGTTCCTGGACATCGGAGCCACCGCCATCCTGGTCGACGACCTGGGTGGGCCGGTCACCGACACCGAAGGGGCCAACGGCACAAGCCGCCTGCGCCGCTTCGGCCACGTGATGCAGCGGCTCACCGGGCGCGCGGCCGGGGAGACGGGGCGGCCGGAGCCGGCGATGGGGCAGGGCAACCGCACCAGCGTGCTGAGCGACCCGGGCCGCCACCACCGCCGTCCGGCCGAGCTCGCGGTGCGGCTGGCGCCGTACCCCGCGGTGTCCGCGGGGCATCCGCTGGCCATTTCGGTACGGATGGACGCGCTGCACTTCTTCGACGAGCGCGGCGATCGGATCGATGTGGGGTGGCGGTAG
- a CDS encoding DUF4442 domain-containing protein → MSIDAQAVGAGMLQAVPFARTLGFEFVDATPDGEGGVSAVVRLPDSPATHNHVGGPHAGAIFTLGETASGAVVLAAFGHLLDRAVPLAVRAEIAYKRLALGTVRATARLGRPVAEVAAELAEGTRPEFPVLVEIGTEDGETTAEMTVIWTLRPPR, encoded by the coding sequence ATGTCCATCGACGCGCAGGCCGTCGGCGCCGGGATGCTCCAAGCGGTGCCGTTCGCTCGCACCCTCGGTTTCGAGTTCGTCGACGCCACACCAGACGGCGAGGGCGGCGTCAGCGCGGTCGTCCGCCTGCCCGACTCGCCCGCGACGCACAACCACGTCGGCGGCCCGCACGCGGGCGCCATCTTCACGCTCGGCGAGACCGCGTCCGGCGCGGTGGTGCTGGCCGCGTTCGGCCACCTGCTCGACCGCGCGGTGCCGCTGGCGGTCCGGGCCGAGATCGCGTACAAGCGGCTGGCGCTCGGCACCGTTCGCGCGACGGCACGCCTCGGCCGCCCGGTGGCGGAGGTCGCCGCCGAGCTGGCCGAGGGCACCCGCCCGGAGTTTCCGGTGCTTGTCGAGATCGGCACGGAGGACGGCGAGACCACGGCCGAGATGACGGTGATCTGGACCTTGCGGCCGCCGCGCTGA
- a CDS encoding glycoside hydrolase family 65 protein, which produces MIRERAYPVEPWHVRETRLDLDVLAQSESVFALSNGHIGLRGNLDEGEPHGLPGTYLNSFYELRPLPYAEAGYGFPESGQTVVNVTNGKLIRLLVDDEPFDVRYGEVRTHQRVLDLQAGTLDRTVEWVSPAGRAVRVHSTRLVSFTQRAVAAICYEVEVADDRPLRLIVQSELVANEELPATRKDPRVAAVLKAPLKAEEHLATAAGGLLIHRTKKSGLRMAAAMEHEISGPERTSISTESYPDFARTTVATVLKPGEKLRVVKILAYGWSSRRSFPALRDQVGAAVASAKFSGWDGLVREQRKYLDAFWDAADVRLDGDPEVQQAVRFALFHVLQAGARAEMRPIAAKGLTGPGYDGHVFWDTETFVLPVLTYTQPEAVTHGLRWRHATLDLARERAQTLGLKGAAFPWRTVRGHECSGYWPAGTAAFHIGADIADAVQRYVVATGDHDFEREVGLELLVDTARLWRSLGHHDRHGVFHIDGVTGPDEYTAVVNDNIYTNLMAQKNLVGAADAALRHPEQARRLGVDEEEAASWRDAAAAMHIPYDKELGVHQQCEEFTRLQEWDFAATPPSGYPLLLNYPYFDLYRKQVIKQADLVLAMHWRGDAFTPEQKARNFAYYEQRTVRDSSLSSCTQAVMAAEVGHLELAHDYLGEAALMDLHDIHNNTREGLHIAALAGAWLSVVAGLGGMRDHGGSLSFAPRLPSRINLMEFSLLWRGLRLRVAVQPHEVTYSLRNGGDGAKLDLLHHGEHVTVTSDSPLTLPIPALSPVGPPPRQPFGRAPARRMPDQ; this is translated from the coding sequence ATGATCCGTGAGCGGGCTTACCCGGTCGAGCCCTGGCACGTCCGGGAGACCCGGCTCGACCTCGATGTGCTGGCTCAGTCTGAGTCGGTCTTCGCGCTGTCCAATGGCCACATTGGACTCCGCGGTAACCTTGACGAGGGTGAACCGCACGGGTTGCCGGGCACCTATCTCAACTCGTTCTACGAGTTGCGACCCCTGCCCTACGCGGAGGCCGGCTACGGCTTCCCCGAATCCGGGCAGACGGTAGTCAACGTCACGAACGGCAAGCTCATCCGCCTGCTGGTCGACGACGAGCCTTTCGACGTCAGATACGGCGAGGTGCGCACCCACCAGCGCGTCCTCGACCTCCAGGCGGGCACGCTCGACCGCACGGTCGAGTGGGTGTCGCCGGCCGGGCGGGCGGTGCGCGTGCACAGCACCCGCCTGGTCTCCTTCACGCAGCGCGCGGTCGCCGCGATCTGCTACGAGGTGGAGGTGGCCGACGACCGCCCGCTGCGCCTGATCGTGCAGTCCGAGCTCGTCGCCAACGAGGAGCTGCCGGCCACCCGCAAGGACCCTCGCGTGGCCGCCGTGCTCAAGGCGCCGCTCAAGGCGGAGGAGCACCTGGCGACCGCCGCCGGTGGCCTGCTGATCCACCGCACCAAAAAGAGCGGCCTGCGGATGGCAGCCGCGATGGAGCACGAGATCTCCGGGCCGGAGCGCACGTCGATCAGCACCGAGTCCTACCCGGACTTCGCCCGCACCACGGTCGCGACCGTGCTCAAGCCGGGCGAAAAGCTGCGGGTCGTCAAGATCCTCGCGTACGGCTGGTCGAGCCGCCGCTCGTTCCCGGCGCTGCGCGACCAGGTCGGCGCGGCGGTCGCCTCGGCCAAGTTCTCCGGCTGGGACGGGCTGGTCCGCGAGCAGCGCAAGTACCTTGACGCTTTCTGGGACGCGGCCGATGTGCGGCTGGACGGCGACCCCGAGGTGCAGCAGGCGGTGCGCTTCGCGCTCTTCCACGTGCTGCAGGCGGGCGCCCGCGCGGAGATGCGGCCGATCGCGGCCAAGGGCCTCACCGGGCCGGGGTACGACGGGCACGTCTTCTGGGACACCGAGACGTTCGTGCTGCCCGTGCTCACGTACACCCAGCCGGAGGCGGTGACGCACGGCCTGCGGTGGCGGCACGCGACGCTCGACCTGGCGCGGGAGCGGGCGCAGACGCTGGGGCTCAAGGGCGCCGCGTTCCCGTGGCGCACCGTGCGCGGTCACGAGTGCTCCGGCTACTGGCCGGCCGGCACCGCGGCCTTCCACATCGGCGCGGACATCGCCGACGCGGTCCAGCGGTACGTGGTGGCCACCGGCGACCACGACTTCGAGCGCGAAGTGGGCCTGGAGCTGCTGGTCGACACGGCGCGGCTGTGGCGCTCGCTGGGGCACCACGACCGGCACGGCGTCTTCCACATCGACGGCGTCACCGGCCCCGACGAGTACACCGCGGTGGTCAACGACAACATCTACACAAACCTGATGGCGCAGAAAAACCTCGTCGGCGCCGCCGACGCGGCCCTGCGCCACCCGGAGCAGGCCCGCCGGCTCGGCGTCGACGAGGAGGAGGCGGCGTCCTGGCGCGACGCGGCCGCCGCGATGCACATCCCGTACGACAAGGAGCTCGGGGTACACCAGCAGTGCGAGGAGTTCACCCGGCTCCAGGAGTGGGACTTCGCGGCCACCCCGCCCAGCGGCTACCCGCTGCTGCTGAACTACCCGTACTTCGACCTGTACCGCAAGCAGGTCATCAAGCAGGCCGACCTGGTACTGGCGATGCACTGGCGGGGTGACGCGTTCACGCCCGAGCAGAAGGCGCGCAACTTCGCCTACTACGAGCAGCGCACCGTTCGCGACTCGTCGCTCTCCTCGTGCACCCAGGCGGTCATGGCCGCGGAGGTGGGCCACCTGGAGCTGGCCCACGACTACCTCGGCGAGGCCGCGCTGATGGACCTGCACGACATCCACAACAACACGCGGGAGGGCCTGCACATCGCAGCGCTCGCCGGCGCATGGTTGTCGGTGGTGGCGGGTCTGGGCGGCATGCGCGACCACGGCGGCAGCCTGTCGTTCGCACCGCGCCTGCCCAGCCGGATCAACCTGATGGAGTTCTCGCTCCTCTGGCGCGGCCTGCGGCTGCGGGTCGCGGTGCAGCCGCACGAGGTGACGTACTCACTGCGCAACGGCGGCGACGGCGCCAAGCTCGACCTGCTGCACCACGGCGAGCACGTCACGGTCACCAGCGACAGCCCGCTGACGCTGCCGATCCCGGCACTGTCACCGGTGGGCCCGCCGCCGCGCCAGCCCTTCGGCCGGGCCCCCGCCCGCCGGATGCCCGACCAGTAA